A stretch of DNA from Malus sylvestris chromosome 9, drMalSylv7.2, whole genome shotgun sequence:
AATCCTTCTCCCCCACATTCTTCTCCCTTTTTGAACCAGACTACTCAACACCGACTTTGCCTGTCAAACTGGTAGCTCCACCATTGGCATTACGTCCCACAACTAACTGTCTCCCTTCACCATTGCATGTTTGCAGAGACCCATCAACTCCTGAGTTTAGCGAATTCGCATTACCATCTACACTACCATCTttttggttaattgaattacCAAAAACTTCAAAATGTTCATTACTTCCATCTAATCCAACCTTTGCCCATCTACCCATCTCCTCCACACTATGACTAGCTTCTTCACTCCTGCCCTGTCTCCATATCATCAAAATTCACATCCACTCCACTACTTCCCACAAACctaaagctctcactctcatccACAGGATCAAAGTAATCCCAGGAAGAATCTTCATCCGACAGAGGAGGAGGCGGAGGCGGCAGTGGAATATCCTCATCCATGTAACTACAGCTAACCAGATTGAACCTTAGAGTCACAGAAGCGGCACCTCCTTACCTCATATAACTCAACCTTGCTACAGGAGGCGAAGCGGGCCTCTCGTTGCATAGAGATGAGTCCGAAGCGTCGGTCAAAGGCGACGGCGACGGCGAGgggtagaaaaaaaaatctattaaacAAAAAGATGGGAGGAAAAAAATGGAgtgtttgaagtttttttttggaGGGGGGGGGACAAGTTGGATGTGttaggtttttatttatttttattagccttttatccttattattaaataaagttagtgggtggtttttaattaaaatgtaaagatttgaagtcattttcattagttttttttatttttttatttcgagTTGATACATAATATAATACATGTTTAATGCCTAACAATGAGTGTATAATTTAATAACTGATGAGAGGCAAGAAGAATTACGTTGAAAAATTATTGTATGGTACCGCAATATTACATGTTTTATACAACAATGGTCGATTATTAATTAAGGCAATgaacaacaataacaaagcaTTGACAGGGCCAAAAGAATACATGACCAGAAATATTCTTATGGATGATGTCTAGTTTTTCTTAGTAGCACTTGATTCACTAGCGTGTCCAAATTTTTGGATGAAGAACCATGTGGACCAGTAGCTTCTTCTGCAAGCTTCTTCCACACCATGACCTTATTTTTCATCTTCTTACCCTTCTCCCCATCCATTAACTCTCTGACAAGCCTCTCTACTTCATCCCTCTTCACATCATTACTAATTTCCATGCCAATGCCCCATTCATTGCAACTATAGCGGCAGTCCATCTGCTGGTCGCCGAAGAATGGCCAACAGAGCATAGGCACTCCTGCAGTGAGGCTCTCAAAGGTTGAATTCCAACCGCTGTGTGTTAAAAATCCTGCCACTGATGGGTGGTTAAGGACTTGCTCTTGTGGGCACCAACTCGCAATGAgacttctttcttttgtttcatccACAAACTCCCGTGGCAAAAGTGCTGATTGGCCAATAACTAAATCAGGTCTAATTACCCAAAAGAAGGGCACCTTGCTGTTTGCAAGTCCCCAGCCAAACTCGACAAGATGTTCAGGTGTCATAACTGTTATACTGCCAAAATTCACATACACAACTGAATTTGGCGCCTTAGTGTTTAGCCAGTCAAGGCAGTCGGTTTCTTCTTTCCATAGGCTGTATCCAATATTCAATGGGTGATCTGGTATTTGATTGAGATGTAACTGAATAGGGCCAATTGGATAAACAAGTGGAAGCATAGATGAGAGAGCCTCCAAAACATCTGGCTCTAAGGCATCAAAAGTATGAAGAACAACCGCAGAAGCTTCATGAGCTTTATCGGTTACTTCCATCAAGAAGTTAAACATGATGTCGTTGGGATCTGAAGTCCGAATAAAGGTTGGGAGCTCCCTTAAACGGATATCTTTCATTCCTGGAATCCAATCTATAACCTTTTCCAGATATCCATTTGTCAAACAGCTCTCATCTACCAAAAaaaagagagacagagagaatttTCATTTGCATGTTTAGAAACAAGCAATTAAGAGcgaataataaattaattaaagctACAGTAGTTGTATAGATAATATATTTCACCTTTGAGTGGTACCAGGCCTTTTTCGATCAAAGCACGAAATTGTATAGTTCCCATGAAGCTGCAAGCTGCAATAGTGTAGAACAGAACCATAGGGACATCAATCTCTTCAGCGGCTGTGAGTGTGAACGTGGACATCAAACCATCTGACACTATGCAAGTTACTGGAGGATTAATGGGTGTTGATGTGGCATTATTGTTGAGATTCATTAGTAGTTCCCGAAAGGGGGccaataatttttgttttctgattGAATCACAAAGCAAAAGGACGTCTTGGGTGGTATCTTCATCTGAATCTGGAAGGCCGTCTGGGATGGCTTCAAACTGAAAATCAGGCAAGCCATCAAGGGAATTGGGGCCCAGAGATTTTAGAAAGCGCCTGTGGTTGTACTTGGAGTTGACAAAGGTAATATGAAAACCTCTATGGTGGAGAAGCTTTGCAAATTTAAGCATTGGCTTGATATGGCCTTGAGCTGGAGCCGGAATGCAAACAGCATGAGGCTTTGTAGCCGCTGCTGTGGAATCCATTTTAGGTTTTGTGTCTGCATTCCATTGCTCGTACGAATCCAGACTATTATAGTGCTACTGAGCTACTATTCAACATCTACTTTTTTGTCTTCTTGTGCAGACGGTTAGGTAAATTTAAAGAGATATGAAAGAAAATAGGCAAGGTTTTCAATTGAGAAAGACAGAACGACAACTATTTGATCGCAACTTCCCAGGTTTTCCCCTCATTTGATAGAGATAGAGAAATGCTTTACAATAGTGTAAGGATTAAGAAATTTACAGGGAAGATGATTTACAGTAATTAGTGGAATCGGACGTagtagaggtcgcacttggtgtgatggcaagtgccttcgctcatgagcggtaggtctcgggttcgagacttgggagcagcctctccataaatgggggtaaggctagccgacattcacctctcccagaccctgcgtaaagcgggagccttgtgcactgggtacgacctttttagtgGAATCGGACGTAGTGGCTTCTTGTATTCTTCTGtcattttgttttatattgCTGAAGTAATACTTTACCATCTCAATTTTCTTTGGTTGTGCTGGAGTTGTTATTCTGAATTTCTATAAAAATTGGATGCTGTATTGTATCTTTGAGTAATTtattattactttagtctaaagaaagGTTTGAAATTGGCACTGTAGAAATGAATAGTGTTTTGCACTGAATTTCATTCTATATACTGTAAGACTTCATCCTGTGAAGAACATCAATAGAATTTCCTGTgtaatctagagagagaaaaagaagagtttaagaGAGAGAATTGTATCTGAATTATCCTTTTCATATATGATTGAATGCATCTTACAGTACATAATACAAGTATATATATCTTTGACTTTCCTTACTCACTAAGTATTCTACACTAACTGTTTTAACTATCATAACCACCTTATCCCTTCATCTTTTGACACTTGTCACGATCTAACAATTCTTTATCtttacatcccccctcaatcatATGCTTGGAGGAACCAAGCATAAGATTGGAACAATGATGCTGAAACAAGGGGGCAGACAGTCccttggttaatatattggcaAACTGTTCTTTGGATGACACATGAAGCACATGGAGATCTCCTCGAATAACACGTTCCCGCACAAAATGATAATCTATTTCAACGTGTTTCACTTGAGAATGGAAGACAGGATTAGAGGATAATGCAATGGCAGAGATGTTGTCACAATAAAGAACAAGTGCAGTGAAAAGAGGAACACACAGATCACATAAAACCTGCCTGGTCCATGCTAACTCAGCTGCTGCTATTGCCAACGCTCTATATTCTGCCTCTGTTGATGATCTGGAAACCGTGTGTTGCTTCTTCGATGCCCAAGATATAGGACTCGAACCAAGATAGACAATATGACCAGACATGGATCTTCGATCATTTGGGTCACCCGCCCAATCGGCATCACTATAAGCCTGTAGTTGAAGCTTGCCTAGTTGAAACTGAAGACCATAATGCAACGTGCCACTGAGATACCGCAAGATGCGCTTGACAGCTACAACATAGGAGTCCATAGGATTATGCATAAACTGGCAACATTGATTTACAGAGAAGGCAATATCAGGCCTTGTAAATGTCAAATATTGCAAGGCTCCCACAATACTTCGATATTGTTGTGGACTGTGATAAGGAGTCCCTTCTGTCTTAGACAACCTGTGATAGGGTAAGCATGGGGTGTTACAAGGTTTGGAATCTTGGAGGTCAACCTTTTCTAGCAGATCCTTGATGTATTTAGTTTGTGACTCAAAGAGACCTTGAGGCTGATATGTAATCTGTAACCCCAAGAAATAATGAAGTTGGCCTAAATCTTTCAGGTCAAACTCTTTGGCTAAAGCTTGTATAACATCATCAATCAACTGAGATGAGCTGCCAGTAAGGgtgatatcatccacatacaaaAGAAGAACCACAGTACCAAGAGGAGTGTGCTGCACAAACAATGATGGATCAGCTAGAGAAGCTTGAAAACCCAAACCTGGCAAGAAACTTGTAaacttttcattccaagctcgagGAGCTTGTTTTAAGCCATAGAGGGACTTATGAAGTCTGCACACATAATTGGAGGGATGAACTGAACTTTCAAAGCCTTGTGGTTGAGACATGTAGACTTCTTCATGTAGATCACCATGAAGAAacgcattcttcacatccagtTGCCGCAAGGACCATTGAAACTGAGCGGCTAATGCCAAAATTAATCGAATAGTGGTAGGTTTCACGACAGGACTGAAGGTCTCACTGTAATCCACACCCTCTTCTTGGCTATAACCTTTTGCAACTAACCGTGCCTTATATCTTGCCACTGATCCATCAGGATTGGTTTTGATGCGATAGACCCACTTACAGCCGACTAGGTTTTTAGTAGAGGGCAATGGAACTATGGACCAAGTATTCTGAGACTTTAAGGCAGTGATCTCATCTTCCATAGCAGCAACCCATTCTGGAATTTTAATAGCATACTTGAAAGTAGCAAGTTCTGAAACTTGAACAGATGACTGAATTGTTGCTGAAAAAACCTTCTTCTTAGATATTCCACTTTTAGAGTGAGTTTGCATAAGGTGCAAACTAACTAAGGGAACTGGAAAGACAACTGACAGATCTTCAGGTTGAAAATCTGGATCATCAGGGAGCAAGGACTGTGTAGATTCTGCAGGTAAGGCAGTGGGTGATGTAAGAGAAGTAGGATATTCCACAAATCCCGAATTAGGAAGTGGTGTGGACAGGGAACACTCTGAGGCATTAGAAGGGGTAGAAGTTGAACACTCTGAAGCTTGAAGTGGAATAGGTGAAACTACAGTATTATGAGAATTGACCAATGAAGGAAGAACTTGAGGTTGTACTTGTAGTGAAGGGGATGAAATGTGAGATGATGCACTGTTGGATGTAATGATGGAAGAATAAGGAAATGTAGTCTCATCAAATAAAACATGTCTAGACACATAGATTTTGTTGGTAAGAGGATTGAGACAAAGATAGCCTTTATACTGACCTGCATAGCCTATGAATATGCACTGTAAAGTTTTAGGTTGCAGTTTACTGGAATTCAACTGTTTTAAAAGTGGAAaacaagcacaaccaaaaactttaAGATGGGAGATGGATGGTGAGGTTCCAAACAAGCACTGAAAAGGTGATGACATTTGAAGTGTTTGACATGCCATCCTATTTATAAGATAGACAGAAATGGCACAAGCATGAAACCAAAGTTTATGTGGTAATGATGCTGTTTGAAGGAGAGTGATTGCTGTTTCAAGTATGTGTCTGTGCTTCCGTTCAGCAAGaccattctgttgaggagtaTAGGGACATGACTTTTGATGAAGTATACCCTTTTGGAGTAAATATTGTTTGAATTTATGACTGGAGTATTCACCCCCACCATCACTTTGAAACACTTTCACAGTGGCAGAAAATTGAGTGATCAGAAAACTATGAAAATGaacaaaaacaccaaaaacttCACTTTTATTCATTAATGGGAAAATCCAGGTGAACCTGGTACATTCATACACAAAGCTTACATAAAATTTGTAACCCTCAATGGAAACAGTGGATgaaggaccccaaacatcactATGGATGACCTCTAGAGGATGGACAGTTTTATTTGCAGGAAATAGAAATGGAAGCTTGGCAAATTTGCCTTCCAAACAAGATTTACAGATAGAAGACACATGATATAAAGACATAGGAATATGGGATTGTTTTAGCATTGCCGAAGTGACAATGTGGGAAGGATGTCCTAATCTTTGGTGCCACAAATTTATTTTGACTTGACTGCCAAGATAGCATGTTTGTTGCTGAAATGATGCATTGTGCTTTTGTGCTTGAATGATAAGATGTTGTGGAATGTGAAATGGTATTGGATAGAGACCTTCTTTACACAGCCCCTGAAGAATGATTCTCCCTGTGATCTTGTCCTGGATCCAGAAACAAAATTCATCACAGATAAATCGACATTTGTTATCTTTACATAGCTGATATATGGATAGTAAATGTTGTGATAACTGAGGCACATGTAAGATGTTCTTTAACTCAAAAGCATACTGAGGTGTATGAAGAGTAGTAGAACCTATATGAGAGATTGGCAAACCTGAGCCATTTGCTATTGTTACTGTATCATTGCCAGAAAAAGGTGCTGCAAGATTGAGATTAGAAAGGTCTGAAGTCATATGAGAAGTAGCCCCAGTATCAGCAACCCAGAACTGCTCTTGTGGTGCAGAAGGAGAAAATGTAGTGTTCATTGCAGAAAGAGTTGAGGGTGGTGATCTTCCTTGATAAGTGAAGTTGCCTCGATGATAACATTGAACTGCCGTGTGGCCATATTTCCAGCAGATTTGGCACTGCACTTTAGAAGATGGTGCAGATGGAGAAGAGTGTCTTTGAAAGCAATCGGCAGCAATGTGACCTCTTTTGTTGCATATTTGACACATAGGTACTTCATAACCATGCTCAGGACAAATGGAGATATGAGGTTTGGCAGGACCAAATATTCCAGCACTCGAAGTTGAAGGACCTATGTTGTACTTGAGATTAGAATGAAAGTTGTTCCTGCCTCTACCTCGTCTTCGAAAGCCATTGAAACTATAGCCACCATTGTAGTGAGAAGAGTGACCACTATAACCAGGAGGTGTTGAATCACCAGTATACACTTGTGACTGAGAGGAACCACTAGAAGAGCCTTCTTGTAGCATGAGAGCTTTGCCTTTGCCAGATGTATTTTGAGCAACCATGGCAGTAACAAAAGACTCTGAGATCGAGTTATTTTCAACGGTTGCTTCCTCAGCCAATAACTGAGACCGAAATTCCTTAAGACTGATGACATTCTCCCTGCCCCTTATAACTGTCCTAAAGGTATTATACTCAGAAGGCAAACCTTTCAGTGCCAATATCACAATATCATCATCCTCAAAGGTGACACCAGCTGCAGAAAGATGATCCATCACATCTTTAATACGTTGCAAATATGTAGACACTGAATCATTACCCTTCTTAATGTTTTGCAGCTCcgtttttaactgaaaaatactGGCTTTAGTTACAGTGGAGAACCTATCTTTGAGGCTGATCCACATGTC
This window harbors:
- the LOC126582432 gene encoding 7-deoxyloganetin glucosyltransferase-like, which codes for MDSTAAATKPHAVCIPAPAQGHIKPMLKFAKLLHHRGFHITFVNSKYNHRRFLKSLGPNSLDGLPDFQFEAIPDGLPDSDEDTTQDVLLLCDSIRKQKLLAPFRELLMNLNNNATSTPINPPVTCIVSDGLMSTFTLTAAEEIDVPMVLFYTIAACSFMGTIQFRALIEKGLVPLKDESCLTNGYLEKVIDWIPGMKDIRLRELPTFIRTSDPNDIMFNFLMEVTDKAHEASAVVLHTFDALEPDVLEALSSMLPLVYPIGPIQLHLNQIPDHPLNIGYSLWKEETDCLDWLNTKAPNSVVYVNFGSITVMTPEHLVEFGWGLANSKVPFFWVIRPDLVIGQSALLPREFVDETKERSLIASWCPQEQVLNHPSVAGFLTHSGWNSTFESLTAGVPMLCWPFFGDQQMDCRYSCNEWGIGMEISNDVKRDEVERLVRELMDGEKGKKMKNKVMVWKKLAEEATGPHGSSSKNLDTLVNQVLLRKTRHHP